The proteins below come from a single Oryzias latipes chromosome 14, ASM223467v1 genomic window:
- the nfrkb gene encoding nuclear factor related to kappa-B-binding protein isoform X3, with translation MDSLSQMMTGHLDPKEGNDGVITEECMLGNCRVSLPEDLLEDPDIFFSVLSKNTWNEVLTDSQRQHLRHFLPQFPDNNPEEQDSTIADLFNNRNFHFGNPLHLAQKLFRDGYFNPEVVKYRQLCAKSQKKRHLHALQQYYHKLLKQILVSRKELLDFAVQNGLDFPPKRRLPNKTQAEMRETRVRRRWSHILKEVKTECGDSIVSSDDEEMALWTQTPQSPSSPSSTVSLRVLPTLSTQDMKTSEKVELSQLDLKVMLQNHCEKRKRQPDHPDLITSDIQLRDILSRSNIGRKGTMPLFDLSLPKKKIRDEKRRKKLRTIKTEAEDPCESLPLSEALSAPPAHISGSLPEAPCTPQAIIKEEVVEDCQSSPGAVEEITTSFFSLLESIFRTEGLASTLMLEEKVQMWQMCPASSHNPWFSFASCWSDLVLQALQFLAGETKDGMMALPSGFFPFVEFVDECQQWRWIGPTQDTEKDLGALCQLWLDSKDFVVKTESEDISEMMSPIPKLSTDYVVRPSTGDERQVFQIQEQQRYNEPHKAFTFRMHGFESVVGPVKGVFDKEMSLNKAREHTLLRSDRPPYVTILSLVRDAAARLPNGEGTRAEICELLKDSQFLAPDVTSAQVNTVVSGALDRLHYEKDPCVKYDIGRKLWIYLHRHRSQEEFERIHQAQAAAAKARKALQQKPKPASKPKSGSKDGGGKTPGSVEPGQDVSSNPMSPISATLTPNTPGTPKSPLPFTASTPTKTGVPDAVKTSPGVLLVSPPSLPQLGTILPTSQACPPASQPVSSQHTARIVSHLAASSLPQVRVVAAQPALAPSAASQQTTLVHQTPHQIRVPVSVAAKGISQAVVSVPLRSQSGTSPVQVPTTLSMSAVTVTKPQTGSPGSPANKPASPAVLQGVTSSNIKQVSITGQLGMKTPGSAGIPITATNLRIQGKDVLRLPPSSITTDAKGQTVLRITPDMMATLAKSPVATVKLTSDFLGSASAGSKSISATLHVTPPHLSPSSASSAPPCMGETQTTKAGPISSTVLKAAGDTAIRLMPTLAVNVADQKSRTFSSDKSATIRIMPGLGVIPQKQGQTITMTTSTGNKPLPVPTCANVVTMAAGVATVTKSITVAPGVSAAPLTLATATAAVRQVPGAVVTTQAGKLPARITVPLSVLNQPLKTKSVVTTPIVKGSINTNISSLGRNIILTTMPAGTKLIAGNKPVSFVTAQQFQQLQQQGQATQVRIQTIPTQQLQQHIATGSPKSLSTVVVTTAPSHKPAPDPPPAPQN, from the exons ATGGATTCACTTTCTCAAATGATGACTGGTCACCTTGATCCAAAAGAGGGGAATGATGGGGTGATCACAGAGGAGTGCATGCTTGGAAACTGCAGGGTGAGCCTTCCAGAGGATCTCCTTGAAGAT cctgatatttttttctctgtgttgaGTAAAAACACGTGGAACGAAGTACTCACAGATTCTCAGAGACAACACTTGCGACACTTTTTGCCACAGTTCCCTGACAACAACCCTGAAGAGCaggacagcaccatcgctgatCTGTTCAACAACAGAAATTTTCATTTTGGAAATCCTCTACATCTTGCACAAAAGCTGTTCAGAG ATGGTTACTTCAATCCTGAGGTGGTGAAGTACAGACAACTATGTGCCAAGTCTCAGAAGAAACGCCACCTGCACGCCCTTCAGCAGTATTACCACAAACTGTTGAAGCAGATTCTTGTCTCCAGAAAG gaGCTGCTGGATTTTGCCGTTCAGAATGGTTTGGACTTTCCACCAAAAAGAAGGCTGCCAAATAAGACGCAAGCTGAAATGAGGGAGACGAGGGTGAGAAGAAGATGGAGCCACATACTTAAAGAGGTCAAAACAGAGTGTGGAGACAGCATTGTATCCTCTGACGATGAAG aaatggCGTTATGGACCCAGACTCCTCAGTCGCCTTCCTCTCCGTCTTCCACCGTGTCGCTCAGAGTTCTTCCCACCCTCTCCACCCAAGACATGAAGACCTCTG aaaaagtaGAACTGAGCCAACTGGACTTGAAAGTCATGTTGCAAAATCATTGCGAGAAAAGAAAGCGCCAGCCT gACCACCCTGACCTGATTACCTCTGATATCCAGCTGAGAGACATCCTTTCCAGATCGAACATTGGTCGAAAAGGGACCATGC caCTTTTTGATCTGTCTCTGCCCAAGAAGAAGATAAGAGATGAGAAGCGGAGGAAAAAGTTGAGAACAATAAAAACGGAGGCTGAAGATCCCTGTGAAAGTCTGCCCCTTTCAGAAGCCCTTTCAGCCCCACCAGCACACATCAGTGGCTCTCTGCCAGAAGCCCCCTGCACGCCACAAGCCATCATCAAGGAGGA GGTTGTGGAGGACTGCCAGAGCAGCCCTGGAGCTGTGGAGGAAATAACTACGAGTTTCTTTAGCTTGTTGGAAAGCATCTTTAGAACAGAGGGTCTTGCCAGCACGTTAATG TTGGAGGAGAAGGTTCAAATGTGGCAAATGTGTCCAGCCAGCTCCCACAATCCCTGGTTTTCCTTTGCTTCATGCTGGTCTGACCTGGTTCTTCAAGCACTGCAGTTTCTAGCAGGAGAGACTAAAG ATGGCATGATGGCGCTCCCGAGTggattttttccctttgtggaATTTGTTGATGAATGTCAGCAGTGGAGATGGATCG GACCCACTCAGGATACAGAGAAGGACCTCGGTGCACTCTGTCAGTTATGGCTGGACTCTAAAGATTTTGTTGtcaaa ACAGAAAGTGAAGACATTTCAGAAATGATGTCTCCAATACCAAAACT ATCTACTGATTATGTCGTGAGGCCGAGTACTGGAGATGAGAGACAGGTGTTTCAAATtcag GAGCAGCAGCGATACAACGAGCCACACAAAGCCTTCACCTTCAGGATGCACGGCTTTGAATCGGTGGTGGGTCCTGTTAAAGGCGTGTTCGATAAGGAGATGTCTCTCAACAAAGCCAGAGAGCACACCCTGCTTCGCTCAGACCGCCCACCATACGTCACCATTCTCTCTCTGG TGCGGGACGCAGCAGCCAGGCTACCCAATGGAGAAGGAACAAGGGCGGAAATCTGCGAGCTTCTGAAAGACTCGCAGTTTCTTGCCCCAGATGTCACAAGTGCACAG gtGAACACAGTTGTGAGTGGGGCGCTGGACAGACTTCATTATGAGAAAGACCCCTGTGTGAAGTACGACATTGGTCGCAAACTGTGGATTTACCTGCATCGCCATCGCAGTCAGGAGGAGTTTG AGAGAATCCATCAGGCTCAAGCCGCAGCTGCAAAAGCAAGAAAAGCTCTTCAACAGAAGCCTAAACCAGCTTCAAAGCCT aagTCTGGAAGCAAAGATGGAGGTGGAAAAACCCCTGGAAGTGTAGAGCCAGGGCAGGATGTGAGCTCTAACCCCATGTCTCCCATCTCTGCAACTCTCACCCCAAACACACCTGGGACACCCAAGTCCCCTCTACCCTTCACAGCCTCCACACCCACAAAGACCGGAGTCCCGGACGCAGTCAAAACCAGCCCAGG AGTTCTGCTTGTGTCCCCTCCATCACTGCCTCAGCTTGGAACCATCTTACCCACAAGTCAGGCTTGTCCTCCGGCCTCACAGCCGGTTTCGTCCCAGCACACGGCCCGGATAGTAAGTCACCTGGCTGCCAGCTCCCTCCCACAGGTGCGGGTTGTTGCTGCTCAGCCTGCTCTGGCGCCTTCAGCTGCAAGCCAGCAGACCACTCTGGTGCACCAGACCCCACACCAGATCCGGGTGCCTGTGTCTGTGGCGGCCAAGGGCATTTCACAG GCAGTGGTTTCTGTGCCTTTACGAAGTCAGTCCGGTACCAGTCCAGTGCAGGTTCCAACCACTTTGTCCATGTCAGCTGTAACCGTAACAAAACCTCAAACTGGATCTCCTGGCAGCCCTGCTAACAAACCAGCATCTCCAGCGGTGCTGCAGGGAGTCACCAGCTCCAACATCAAACAG gttTCCATCACCGGACAGCTGGGAATGAAAACTCCAGGCAGTGCTGGAATTCCAATAACTGCCACAAACCTGCGCATCCAGGGTAAAGATGTCCTGCGTCTTCCACCCTCCTCCATCACCACAGATGCCAAAGGGCAGACTGTGCTGCGGATCACCCCGGACATGATGGCCACTCTCGCCAAATCGCCAGTCGCCACCGTCAAACTCACTTCTGATTTCCTGGGCTCTGCCTCTGCGGGCAGCAAGAGCATATCGGCCACTCTCCACGTGACGCCTCCCCACCTTTCACCTTCCTCCGCCTCGAGTGCTCCCCCCTGCATGGGGGAGACCCAAACCACCAAAGCGGGCCCCATTTCCTCCACCGTGCTGAAGGCTGCGGGAGACACGGCTATTCGTTTGATGCCCACATTAGCCGTCAACGTGGCCGACCAGAAATCTCGAACTTTCTCCTCAGACAAGAGTGCCACTATCCGGATCATGCCAGGCCTCGGGGTTATACCACAAAAGCAGGGTCAGACTATCACGATGACCACCTCCACCGGCAACAAACCTCTGCCAGTGCCCACCTGTGCCAATGTGGTCACAATGGCTGCCGGTGTGGCGACTGTTACTAAGAGCATCACCGTAGCGCCTGGAGTATCTGCCGCCCCCCTGACGCTTGCAACAGCAACTGCAGCGGTGCGACAGGTTCCTGGAGCTGTGGTCACGACACAAGCG GGAAAGTTACCAGCACGCATCACTGTGCCTCTCTCTGTCCTCAACCAACCGCTGAAGACCAAGAGCGTCGTAACGACACCAATCGTGAAAGGAAGCATTAATACAAA TATCAGTAGCTTGGGCAGAAACATCATCCTGACCACGATGCCTGCAGGCACCAAGCTCATAGCTGGAAACAAACCGGTCAGTTTTGTCACAGCTCAACAGttccagcagcttcagcagcaagGACAGGCCACACAG gttcgGATTCAAACAATCCCGActcagcagctccagcagcacATAGCCACCGGATCTCCGAAATCTCTGTCAACAGTTGTTGTCACGACAGCCCCTTCCCACAAACCCGCACCTGATCCCCCACCTGCCCCCCAGAACTGA
- the nfrkb gene encoding nuclear factor related to kappa-B-binding protein isoform X2 — MDSLSQMMTGHLDPKEGNDGVITEECMLGNCRVSLPEDLLEDPDIFFSVLSKNTWNEVLTDSQRQHLRHFLPQFPDNNPEEQDSTIADLFNNRNFHFGNPLHLAQKLFRDGYFNPEVVKYRQLCAKSQKKRHLHALQQYYHKLLKQILVSRKELLDFAVQNGLDFPPKRRLPNKTQAEMRETRVRRRWSHILKEVKTECGDSIVSSDDEEMALWTQTPQSPSSPSSTVSLRVLPTLSTQDMKTSEKVELSQLDLKVMLQNHCEKRKRQPDHPDLITSDIQLRDILSRSNIGRKGTMPLFDLSLPKKKIRDEKRRKKLRTIKTEAEDPCESLPLSEALSAPPAHISGSLPEAPCTPQAIIKEEVVEDCQSSPGAVEEITTSFFSLLESIFRTEGLASTLMLEEKVQMWQMCPASSHNPWFSFASCWSDLVLQALQFLAGETKDGMMALPSGFFPFVEFVDECQQWRWIGPTQDTEKDLGALCQLWLDSKDFVVKTESEDISEMMSPIPKLSTDYVVRPSTGDERQVFQIQEQQRYNEPHKAFTFRMHGFESVVGPVKGVFDKEMSLNKAREHTLLRSDRPPYVTILSLVRDAAARLPNGEGTRAEICELLKDSQFLAPDVTSAQVNTVVSGALDRLHYEKDPCVKYDIGRKLWIYLHRHRSQEEFERIHQAQAAAAKARKALQQKPKPASKPSGSKDGGGKTPGSVEPGQDVSSNPMSPISATLTPNTPGTPKSPLPFTASTPTKTGVPDAVKTSPGVLLVSPPSLPQLGTILPTSQACPPASQPVSSQHTARIVSHLAASSLPQVRVVAAQPALAPSAASQQTTLVHQTPHQIRVPVSVAAKGISQAVVSVPLRSQSGTSPVQVPTTLSMSAVTVTKPQTGSPGSPANKPASPAVLQGVTSSNIKQVSITGQLGMKTPGSAGIPITATNLRIQGKDVLRLPPSSITTDAKGQTVLRITPDMMATLAKSPVATVKLTSDFLGSASAGSKSISATLHVTPPHLSPSSASSAPPCMGETQTTKAGPISSTVLKAAGDTAIRLMPTLAVNVADQKSRTFSSDKSATIRIMPGLGVIPQKQGQTITMTTSTGNKPLPVPTCANVVTMAAGVATVTKSITVAPGVSAAPLTLATATAAVRQVPGAVVTTQAGKLPARITVPLSVLNQPLKTKSVVTTPIVKGSINTNSISSLGRNIILTTMPAGTKLIAGNKPVSFVTAQQFQQLQQQGQATQVRIQTIPTQQLQQHIATGSPKSLSTVVVTTAPSHKPAPDPPPAPQN; from the exons ATGGATTCACTTTCTCAAATGATGACTGGTCACCTTGATCCAAAAGAGGGGAATGATGGGGTGATCACAGAGGAGTGCATGCTTGGAAACTGCAGGGTGAGCCTTCCAGAGGATCTCCTTGAAGAT cctgatatttttttctctgtgttgaGTAAAAACACGTGGAACGAAGTACTCACAGATTCTCAGAGACAACACTTGCGACACTTTTTGCCACAGTTCCCTGACAACAACCCTGAAGAGCaggacagcaccatcgctgatCTGTTCAACAACAGAAATTTTCATTTTGGAAATCCTCTACATCTTGCACAAAAGCTGTTCAGAG ATGGTTACTTCAATCCTGAGGTGGTGAAGTACAGACAACTATGTGCCAAGTCTCAGAAGAAACGCCACCTGCACGCCCTTCAGCAGTATTACCACAAACTGTTGAAGCAGATTCTTGTCTCCAGAAAG gaGCTGCTGGATTTTGCCGTTCAGAATGGTTTGGACTTTCCACCAAAAAGAAGGCTGCCAAATAAGACGCAAGCTGAAATGAGGGAGACGAGGGTGAGAAGAAGATGGAGCCACATACTTAAAGAGGTCAAAACAGAGTGTGGAGACAGCATTGTATCCTCTGACGATGAAG aaatggCGTTATGGACCCAGACTCCTCAGTCGCCTTCCTCTCCGTCTTCCACCGTGTCGCTCAGAGTTCTTCCCACCCTCTCCACCCAAGACATGAAGACCTCTG aaaaagtaGAACTGAGCCAACTGGACTTGAAAGTCATGTTGCAAAATCATTGCGAGAAAAGAAAGCGCCAGCCT gACCACCCTGACCTGATTACCTCTGATATCCAGCTGAGAGACATCCTTTCCAGATCGAACATTGGTCGAAAAGGGACCATGC caCTTTTTGATCTGTCTCTGCCCAAGAAGAAGATAAGAGATGAGAAGCGGAGGAAAAAGTTGAGAACAATAAAAACGGAGGCTGAAGATCCCTGTGAAAGTCTGCCCCTTTCAGAAGCCCTTTCAGCCCCACCAGCACACATCAGTGGCTCTCTGCCAGAAGCCCCCTGCACGCCACAAGCCATCATCAAGGAGGA GGTTGTGGAGGACTGCCAGAGCAGCCCTGGAGCTGTGGAGGAAATAACTACGAGTTTCTTTAGCTTGTTGGAAAGCATCTTTAGAACAGAGGGTCTTGCCAGCACGTTAATG TTGGAGGAGAAGGTTCAAATGTGGCAAATGTGTCCAGCCAGCTCCCACAATCCCTGGTTTTCCTTTGCTTCATGCTGGTCTGACCTGGTTCTTCAAGCACTGCAGTTTCTAGCAGGAGAGACTAAAG ATGGCATGATGGCGCTCCCGAGTggattttttccctttgtggaATTTGTTGATGAATGTCAGCAGTGGAGATGGATCG GACCCACTCAGGATACAGAGAAGGACCTCGGTGCACTCTGTCAGTTATGGCTGGACTCTAAAGATTTTGTTGtcaaa ACAGAAAGTGAAGACATTTCAGAAATGATGTCTCCAATACCAAAACT ATCTACTGATTATGTCGTGAGGCCGAGTACTGGAGATGAGAGACAGGTGTTTCAAATtcag GAGCAGCAGCGATACAACGAGCCACACAAAGCCTTCACCTTCAGGATGCACGGCTTTGAATCGGTGGTGGGTCCTGTTAAAGGCGTGTTCGATAAGGAGATGTCTCTCAACAAAGCCAGAGAGCACACCCTGCTTCGCTCAGACCGCCCACCATACGTCACCATTCTCTCTCTGG TGCGGGACGCAGCAGCCAGGCTACCCAATGGAGAAGGAACAAGGGCGGAAATCTGCGAGCTTCTGAAAGACTCGCAGTTTCTTGCCCCAGATGTCACAAGTGCACAG gtGAACACAGTTGTGAGTGGGGCGCTGGACAGACTTCATTATGAGAAAGACCCCTGTGTGAAGTACGACATTGGTCGCAAACTGTGGATTTACCTGCATCGCCATCGCAGTCAGGAGGAGTTTG AGAGAATCCATCAGGCTCAAGCCGCAGCTGCAAAAGCAAGAAAAGCTCTTCAACAGAAGCCTAAACCAGCTTCAAAGCCT TCTGGAAGCAAAGATGGAGGTGGAAAAACCCCTGGAAGTGTAGAGCCAGGGCAGGATGTGAGCTCTAACCCCATGTCTCCCATCTCTGCAACTCTCACCCCAAACACACCTGGGACACCCAAGTCCCCTCTACCCTTCACAGCCTCCACACCCACAAAGACCGGAGTCCCGGACGCAGTCAAAACCAGCCCAGG AGTTCTGCTTGTGTCCCCTCCATCACTGCCTCAGCTTGGAACCATCTTACCCACAAGTCAGGCTTGTCCTCCGGCCTCACAGCCGGTTTCGTCCCAGCACACGGCCCGGATAGTAAGTCACCTGGCTGCCAGCTCCCTCCCACAGGTGCGGGTTGTTGCTGCTCAGCCTGCTCTGGCGCCTTCAGCTGCAAGCCAGCAGACCACTCTGGTGCACCAGACCCCACACCAGATCCGGGTGCCTGTGTCTGTGGCGGCCAAGGGCATTTCACAG GCAGTGGTTTCTGTGCCTTTACGAAGTCAGTCCGGTACCAGTCCAGTGCAGGTTCCAACCACTTTGTCCATGTCAGCTGTAACCGTAACAAAACCTCAAACTGGATCTCCTGGCAGCCCTGCTAACAAACCAGCATCTCCAGCGGTGCTGCAGGGAGTCACCAGCTCCAACATCAAACAG gttTCCATCACCGGACAGCTGGGAATGAAAACTCCAGGCAGTGCTGGAATTCCAATAACTGCCACAAACCTGCGCATCCAGGGTAAAGATGTCCTGCGTCTTCCACCCTCCTCCATCACCACAGATGCCAAAGGGCAGACTGTGCTGCGGATCACCCCGGACATGATGGCCACTCTCGCCAAATCGCCAGTCGCCACCGTCAAACTCACTTCTGATTTCCTGGGCTCTGCCTCTGCGGGCAGCAAGAGCATATCGGCCACTCTCCACGTGACGCCTCCCCACCTTTCACCTTCCTCCGCCTCGAGTGCTCCCCCCTGCATGGGGGAGACCCAAACCACCAAAGCGGGCCCCATTTCCTCCACCGTGCTGAAGGCTGCGGGAGACACGGCTATTCGTTTGATGCCCACATTAGCCGTCAACGTGGCCGACCAGAAATCTCGAACTTTCTCCTCAGACAAGAGTGCCACTATCCGGATCATGCCAGGCCTCGGGGTTATACCACAAAAGCAGGGTCAGACTATCACGATGACCACCTCCACCGGCAACAAACCTCTGCCAGTGCCCACCTGTGCCAATGTGGTCACAATGGCTGCCGGTGTGGCGACTGTTACTAAGAGCATCACCGTAGCGCCTGGAGTATCTGCCGCCCCCCTGACGCTTGCAACAGCAACTGCAGCGGTGCGACAGGTTCCTGGAGCTGTGGTCACGACACAAGCG GGAAAGTTACCAGCACGCATCACTGTGCCTCTCTCTGTCCTCAACCAACCGCTGAAGACCAAGAGCGTCGTAACGACACCAATCGTGAAAGGAAGCATTAATACAAA CAGTATCAGTAGCTTGGGCAGAAACATCATCCTGACCACGATGCCTGCAGGCACCAAGCTCATAGCTGGAAACAAACCGGTCAGTTTTGTCACAGCTCAACAGttccagcagcttcagcagcaagGACAGGCCACACAG gttcgGATTCAAACAATCCCGActcagcagctccagcagcacATAGCCACCGGATCTCCGAAATCTCTGTCAACAGTTGTTGTCACGACAGCCCCTTCCCACAAACCCGCACCTGATCCCCCACCTGCCCCCCAGAACTGA